Proteins co-encoded in one Zootoca vivipara chromosome 3, rZooViv1.1, whole genome shotgun sequence genomic window:
- the LOC118081789 gene encoding zinc finger protein 318 isoform X2 translates to MYRTSSVSSSSRSKESSSSGSRSSRSGASASTRGRSPRRSRSRSPSPRGRRNRSPSSSRSSRRSPSPRRSSRRRSPGRRSRSPGRRSRSPGQRSRSSGRHSPSRHSESSVEQNLRITVGNDRYGIDTPERKRISDRLGSPVDSLSDLDRDDLADGPIFNRGLSRPRSLERYPSCEENASSPFSMRHNEDSHSRDVFLHQSDYSMNYDHLQDLPRETDRDGIPLRKSLYSSEDRGREPKRPRYDRDDRLIDMSIEPQGFLPGTRNYRKRSPSRSPRPPDLDFRELESARRKREEELSRNLSRELPGHGYMIPDRSNPLQSSEPRYLYRPDEAPAMPKKSILKKRVDDPSVQPEVFSSSSASVKEPPLITDHPPSQKRSSIAPFSSEVENFLKQFNKSAESQGSMHNWKLNSGQQQNTSPFEQNFGSFLKQKDYHEPISEPEDRHNDFLLPHERASQDGSGFSRILGMMADSTSAQEKRRRGFPNIEDEEKFLYGDDEDDSTINFPPTQKPTLSIGKEPESLKESSPPPANPSVKPEKSRPEYEKIHNLLKTIGLDIGVAEIGKLAARTQERLHGKKTSHSPDRHSVTSHKLESRERSRSRSDTYSPESRHHSLSPSGSEHTKSVTVGRNNPTPIPEQSVPPISLMPSAPPLPNLSSTSTSVSRYRVSRFSPFTATQLPQNYPSPTMPPPGYDAYGHYMAYAASGWPMYASPQQADPTLSDVQGLVTLTVPPKPARPNLRVIETVSTDKGTPDTKRDDSVLVQIPGATTYSKLSPQFSQHFLQSVKERISDERNRASQKLKVMEEREKLRSEQEARQKKLHYLRTELDRLSKQQGEMLRKKRREKDGHKDPLLIEVNRLQENIVKEISQLKLHAEAAEKKQSELDKVAQILGIHIFEKSRKQSSEIKDSSEKNSSEKNKSENAKGQEKTSNSVKDLKTNDKPECRSPKSTESHFQPSKQHSQEINIYDYYDTGNHWCKDCNTICGTMFDFFTHMHNKKHRQTLDPYNRPWALKTETETKQNLTKRIDKIPVPAKGSEFLIPVTGYYCQLCQEFFGDQISAEQHVKNYPHNEKYKKYVDENPLYEERRNIDRQAGLSVIQETERRLKRKLCEKQKEERDEKAVKVARKEEPKSNEEPKNSKEQGDGDNENESNKRKGVSNDQKYGTKLKLKKDDKEVEKKEGKKEEPPKESRMSSFGKFSWRKTERDEKNQGKDVTVSKEESIEESKDKESKSQSGKQNSKPIAIKLSGKTVIPHTSPWTPVVSTSSQAKIRPNLPAPMMVLRKSATATVSKPAPLNTFLSIKSSGASTKPLPVVKEGNPELVLPPDIISKAFGGEVVVLKSSQENAMVPEQTEEPEHEDVSRVVEHAKAVEHAKATAAVEDQANVMAKVQAKARELAAVIKEQVTRLGIFERPNRHPLHPPPPGPPLSVALPVPPVVVFPPPPAVPPKQATILADDMAPGVSEDDKNILAVPMCPHPLPPPTIFSDHVKKLEKKNSCLAAGNAKDLYNIFYNCSGRSPADSKSVNSATSDKIKSNPVERQKKTDLLTDPKPSSKPVTQETLQNIHSTSGVSKIPLSNKTPETDDAEVEKLLAAYEENFKTNVQRESKKISLSNAQSILKYESNDFSVNAPVSLQNKVEMETADPIEFSKKSPDFEKTELAIQIPKKSLLSLDNLTKKPTGIETTDFKSDDKELAMQLSIDHVALLEDVSNKPSELETIELAMQLPESNASHLEELYKNSSVCEATEVKSHDDDELTMQLSLEPGTKHPSELGTAEFVLQLPESSVPSLDDFSNKHTDLVTTDFKSDDDKELAMKLSENHVDLLESVSKKPSEPETAELAMQLPESNASPLEELHKNPSVCEEAVFKSLDDKESAMQLSQEHDNNKSSELETGEFAMQLPENSVPPLDDLTKKSTGLKTTDVKSDDKELTVQLSESSVFPLDDFSNKPADLETTDFKFPDDKELGLHMSEDHVALLKEQDVSKKLSEFKTAGLAMQLPESNTTLEEFCQNSLECRTAEYKSPDYKELALQLSEDQEALLKDVSNNPLGHEMTEFKFPGKKELIMQMAENETDFTAEDVGMASGTDISDESQDQQKMDKSKSNKISKSLEMKAYLTSLGERDVGGEHSEFAGHQLVVSQEHESRLFDTPMGEGHTITEDKQVVESESTISMWVSEVRVQSPLAWEPASSSKVNKEKPQIAMIDQSSNKEPLLDLKRGNVGLDRLESAISDEIPQTSEVQKIDPGLKPLNTDEFNNSCINNEQKLLTSSQPNDGENCNVVGAPVSEQMSNECLANVTMISSTLGKHEEISQHPLSCETKDSQAKGAETLGSMSSANDELSSSAELMFIKNNGCGSSESDLNLNNNAERGSVETYSTHFSSVQPEMVQEPLGALPTEISVEHLGEVALTFTDMNTEILDTSAADDLDLNSTYSELNFDHSTTPSPKSGEIKPNDSLRLKPSLEIESINFSLGDIEVEREHLGILPPEILNEDIVGSPKLETIPSISLGSNETRELGIEQPTVEPEMIAFVELASGDEEDKFCSLVSDVIVPDIVSPASNGSTAGPSMSLIEMQDMPPISMVLQSDVSRGSTSDILPLSSDEKNVQCQATECKESFLLDLQKTSVEVGGSGDNELHIVKNDMQASARELNKTEEVENNDSICEINSKLTSEVTESSAEYLLL, encoded by the exons ATGTACCGTACCAGTAGCGTGTCTTCCTCCAGCCGGTCCAAAGAGAGCAGTAGCTCGGGTTCGCGCAGTTCCCGCTCCGGTGCCTCCGCTTCGACGCGAGGCCGGAGCCCGCGCCGCTCACGTTCGCGCTCGCCTTCCCCGCGAGGCCGCCGGAACCGTTCGCCGTCCAGCAGCCGCTCTTCTCGCCGCTCGCCGTCCCCGCGCCGCAGTAGTCGG AGACGTTCCCCAGGCCGGCGCTCACGTTCCCCAGGCCGGCGCTCACGTTCCCCAGGCCAGCGCTCACGTTCCTCAGGCCGGCATTCTCCAAGTCGACATTCTGAGTCTTCAGTGGAACAGAATTTACGGATCACAGTTGGCAATGACCGTTACGGCATTGACACACCTGAGAGAAAGAGAATATCTGATAGACTAGGCTCACCAGTTGATAGTCTGAGTGATTTGGACAG GGATGACTTGGCTGATGGTCCAATATTTAACAGAGGCCTTTCACGTCCTCGAAGCCTTGAGCGATATCCCTCCTGTGAGGAAAATGCTTCTAGTCCTTTCAGTATGAGACATAATGAGGACTCTCACAGTAGGGATGTTTTCCTCCACCAATCAGACTATAGCATGAACTATGACCATCTACAGGATCTCCCAAGGGAAACTGATAGGGATGGTATACCACTTAGGAAATCCTTGTATTCATCAGAGGATAGAGGGCGAGAGCCCAAACGTCCTCGATATGACAGAGACGACAGACTAATTGATATGAGCATAGAGCCTCAGGGTTTCTTGCCAGGGACACGGAACTACCGTAAGCGAAGTCCTAGTAGGAGCCCAAGGCCGCCAGATCTGGATTTCCGCGAGCTTGAAAGTGCtaggagaaaaagagaagaggagcTGAGCAGAAATTTGAGTCGGGAATTGCCTGGACATGGTTATATGATCCCTGACAGGAGCAACCCACTGCAGTCTTCTGAACCTCGGTATCTCTATAGACCGGATGAAGCACCAGCAATGCCCAAAAAGTCCATCTTGAAGAAACGCGTGGACGATCCTTCTGTGCAG cctGAAGTCTTTTCCAGCAGTTCTGCCTCTGTCAAAGAGCCTCCCCTTATTACTGATCATCCTCCTTCGCAGAAGCGTAGCAGCATTGCTCCCTTTTCATCTGAGGTAGAGAATTTCCTCAAACAGTTCAACAAAAGTGCAGAGTCTCAAGGCAGTATGCATAATTGGAAACTAAATTCTGGCCAACAGCAAAACACTTCCCCCTTCGAACAGAATTTCGGCAGTTTTTTGAAACAGAAAGACTATCATGAGCCCATATCAGAGCCTGAAGACCGGCACAATGACTTCTTACTTCCTCATGAAAGAGCCAGTCAGGACGGGAGTGGCTTTTCACGCATTCTTGGTATGATGGCAGATTCTACCAGTGCTCAGGAAAAGAGAAGGCGTGGCTTCCCTAACATTGAGGATGAAGAGAAGTTTCTTTATGGTGATGATGAAGATGACTCTACCATTAATTTCCCCCCTACTCAAAAGCCAACACTTAGTATTGGTAAAGAACCTGAAAGCCTGAAAGAAAGCTCTCCACCTCCTGCTAATCCTTCTGTAAAACCTGAAAAATCCAGACCAGAGTATGAGAAAATTCATAACTTGCTGAAAACTATTGGTCTTGACATTGGGGTGGCTGAAATTGGTAAGCTTGCTGCCCGCACTCAGGAACGACTCCATGGGAAGAAAACATCTCATTCTCCTGATCGTCATTCAGTAACGTCTCATAAATTGGAATCTAGGGAGAGGAGTCGCAGTCGTAGTGACACTTACTCTCCAGAATCGAGGCATCACTCTCTCTCACCCTCTGGTTCTGAGCACACAAAAAGCGTAACTGTAGGGCGAAATAATCCCACTCCCATACCAGAACAGTCTGTTCCCCCAATATCTCTAATGCCGTCGGCTCCACCTCTTCCTAATTTGTCTTCTACTTCCACTTCGGTTTCCCGGTATAGAGTTTCTCGCTTTTCACCATTCACTGCAACTCAACTGCCACAAAACTATCCATCTCCCACAATGCCCCCTCCTGGTTATGATGCATATGGACACTATATGGCATAtgcagcatctggctggcccATGTATGCGTCTCCTCAGCAGGCTGACCCCACACTTTCAGATGTACAGGGGCTTGTCACACTGACAGTACCACCAAAACCCGCGCGACCCAACCTCCGAGTAATTGAGACGGTTTCCACAGACAAAGGGACTCCTGATACCAAGAGAGATGACTCTGTGCTTGTACAAATCCCTGGTGCTACGACTTACTCAAAATTATCCCCTCAGTTTTCTCAGCATTTTCTTCAAAGTGTTAAAGAAAGAATATCTGATGAAAGAAATCGGGCTTCTCAGAAGCTAAAG GtaatggaggaaagagagaagtTGAGGTCTGAACAGGAAGCACGACAGAAGAAACTGCACTATCTCAGGACTGAATTAGATCGACTTTCAAAACAGCAAG GAGAGATGCTGCGGAAAAAACGTAGGGAGAAGGATGGACACAAAGACCCTTTGCTAATAGAAGTGAACAGACTACAGGAGAACATTGTGAAAGAGATTTCTCAGCTGAAGTTACATGCAGAGGCTGCAGAGAAGAAACAATCTGAGCTTGACAAAGTAGCTCAGATCCTGGGTATTCATATATTTGAGAAGTCCCGGAAGCAATCTTCAGAAATTAAGGACTCATCAGAAAAAAACTCATCAGAAAAAAACAAGTCAGAAAATGCAAAAGGTCAGGAGAAAACTTCCAACTCAGTCAAG gATTTAAAAACTAATGACAAACCTGAGTGCAGGAGCCCCAAGTCTACAGAATCTCATTTTCAGCCATCCAAACAGCATTCCCAGGAAATCAATATTTATGACTATTATGACACGGGAAACCACTGGTGCAAGGACTGCAATACCATCTGTGGGACCATGTTTGATTTCTTCACACATATGCATAATAAGAAGCACAGGCAG ACCTTGGATCCATATAACAGACCTTGGGCTTTGAAGACTGAaactgaaacaaagcaaaaccttaCAAAACGCATTGACAAGATACCAGTTCCTGCCAAAG GTTCTGAATTTCTAATCCCAGTCACTGGATATTACTGTCAGCTGTGCCAAGAATTTTTTGGAGATCAGATATCAGCAGAACAACATGTGAAAAATTACCCACATAATGAGAAATATAAG AAATATGTGGATGAAAATCCACTCTATGAAGAGAGAAGGAACATTGACCGTCAGGCAGGATTGTCTGTGATTCAAGAAACAGAACGCCGGTTGAAACGGAAGTTGTGTgaaaagcaaaaagaagaaagagatgaAAAAGCAGTGAAAGTGGCAAGGAAAGAGGAACCAAAAAGTAATGAGGAACCAAAGAATTCCAAAGAACAAGGAGATGGGGATAATGAAAATGAGTCTAATAAAAGGAAAGGAGTTTCTAATGACCAGAAATATGGGACAAAGCTTAAATTGAAAAAAGATGACAAAGAGGttgaaaagaaggaagggaaaaaagaagaaccACCAAAGGAGTCAAGAATGTCATCTTTTGGAAAGTTCAGCTGGAGGAAGACTGAAAGAGATGAAAAAAATCAAGGCAAAGATGTAACTGTCTCTAAGGAGGAGAGTATTGAGGAAAGTAAAGATAAAGAAAGCAAGTCACAATCTGGAAAACAAAATTCAAAGCCAATTGCAATTAAATTGTCTGGGAAAACTGTTATCCCACACACTAGTCCCTGGACACCAGTTGTTTCAACATCATCACAAGCAAAAATCAGGCCCAATTTACCAGCCCCCATGATGGTTCTCAGAAAGTCTGCAACAGCAACAGTAAGCAAGCCTGCACCTTTGAATACTTTCTTGTCTATAAAATCCTCTGGTGCTAGCACCAAGCCACTTCCTGTTGTAAAAGAGGGTAATCCAGAACTTGTTCTGCCTCCTGATATTATTTCAAAAGCATTTGGGGGAGAAGTAGTAGTTTTAAAGAGTTCACAGGAGAATGCAATGGTACCAGAACAAACAGAGGAACCTGAACATGAAGATGTGTCCCGGGTTGTAGAACATGCAAAAGCTGTGGAACATGCAAAGGCAACTGCAGCAGTAGAGGATCAAGCAAATGTTATGGCAAAAGTACAAGCAAAGGCACGGGAACTTGCTGCTGTGATAAAGGAGCAAGTTACAAGATTGGGCATTTTTGAGAGACCTAATCGGCATCCTCTACATCCACCACCACCAGGACCACCGCTGTCAGTAGCACTGCCAGTACCACCAGTAGTGGTATTCCCACCTCCACCTGCAGTGCCACCAAAACAAGCAACCATCCTTGCAGATGACATGGCTCCTGGTGTGTCTGAGGATGATAAAAACATACTGGCAGTGCCCATGTGCCCCCATCCTTTGCCACCACCAACTATTTTCAGCGACCATGTTAAAAAACTGGAGAAAAAGAACTCTTGCCTAGCAGCAGGTAATGCCAAAGATCTATACAATATTTTCTACAACTGCAGTGGGAGGAGTCCAGCTGATAGCAAGTCTGTGAACTCTGCAACTTCagataaaatcaaatcaaatcctgTTGAGAGACAGAAAAAAACAGACCTGCTGACAGATCCCAAACCAAGCAGCAAGCCTGTCACACAAGAAACTCTACAAAACatacacagtacttcaggtgttAGCAAAATCCCTTTAAGTAACAAGACCCCAGAAACAGATGATGCTGAAGTTGAGAAACTTTTGGCAGCCTATGAAGAAAACTTTAAAACTAATGTTCAGAGGGAATCAAAGAAAATCTCTCTTTCAAATGCACAGTCAATATTAAAATATGAATCCAATGATTTTTCAGTAAATGCCCCTGTTTCCCTTCAGAACAAAGTAGAAATGGAAACTGCTGATCCAATTGAATTTAGTAAGAAATCACCAGACTTTGAGAAAACAGAGTTGGCAATACAGATACCTAAAAAGAGCCTTCTTTCTTTGGATAACCTTACCAAGAAACCCACAGGCATTGAGACAACAGATTTTAAATCTGATGATAAAGAATTAGCAATGCAGTTGTCAATAGATCATGTTGCTCTTTTAGAAGATGTTAGCAATAAACCATCTGAACTTGAAACAATAGAATTAGCTATGCAGTTGCCAGAAAGCAATGCTTCTCATTTGGAAGAACTTTATAAGAATTCCTCAGTATGTGAAGCAACAGAGGTTAAAtctcatgatgatgatgaattaacAATGCAATTGTCACTGGAACCTGGTACTAAGCATCCATCGGAGCTGGGGACAGCAGAATTTGTGCTGCAGTTGCCAGAAAGCAGTGTTCCTTCTTTGGATGACTTTAGCAACAAACACACAGATCTTGTGACAACAGATTTTAAATCTGATGATGATAAAGAATTGGCAATGAAATTGTCAGAAAACCATGTTGATCTCTTAGAATCTGTTAGCAAGAAGCCATCAGAGCCAGAGACTGCAGAATTAGCCATGCAGTTGCCAGAAAGCAATGCTTCTCCTTTGGAAGAACTTCACAAGAATCCATCTGTGTGTGAGGAAGCAGTGTTTAAATCTCTTGATGATAAAGAATCAGCAATGCAGTTGTCACAGGAACATGATAACAATAAGTCATCGGAACTGGAGACAGGAGAATTTGCTATGCAGTTGCCAGAGAACAGTGTTCCTCCTTTGGATGATCTTACCAAGAAATCCACAGGCCTTAAGACAACAGACGTTAAATCTGACGATAAAGAACTAACAGTGCAGTTGTCAGAAAGTAGTGTTTTTCCTTTGGATGATTTTAGCAACAAACCTGCAGACCTTGAGACAACAGACTTTAAATTTCCAGATGATAAGGAATTAGGCTTACATATGTCAGAAGACCATGTTGCTCTTTTAAAAGAGCAGGATGTTAGCAAGAAACTATCTGAATTTAAGACAGCAGGATTAGCCATGCAGTTGCCAGAAAGCAATACTACTTTGGAAGAATTTTGTCAGAATTCATTGGAGTGCAGGACAGCAGAGTATAAATCTCCTGATTATAAAGAATTAGCACTGCAATTGTCAGAAGACCAGGAGGCTCTTCTAAAAGATGTTAGCAATAATCCTCTGGGGCATGAGATGACAGAGTTTAAATTTCCTGGTAAGAAAGAGCTAATAATGCAAATGGCAGAAAATGAGACTGACTTTACTGCTGAAGATGTTGGTATGGCAAGTGGCACAGACATCAGTGATGAGTCACAAGACCAGCAGAAAATGGATAAATCCAAATCAAACAAGATCAGTAAAAGTTTGGAGATGAAAGCATATTTGACAAGTTTAGGTGAGAGAGATGTAGGAGGGGAACATTCAGAATTTGCAGGACATCAGCTTGTTGTTAGTCAGGAACATGAGTCTCGGTTATTTGATACCCCTATGGGAGAAGGCCATACTATAACAGAAGATAAGCAAGTTGTTGAATCTGAATCAACAATTTCTATGTGGGTTTCAGAGGTGCGTGTTCAGAGTCCGCTGGCATGGGAGCCAGCCTCATCTTCAAAAGTGAATAAGGAAAAGCCTCAAATAGCAATGATAGATCAGAGTTCCAATAAAGAACCATTACTGGATCTAAAACGGGGAAATGTGGGCCTTGATAGGCTTGAATCAGCAATCAGTGATGAAATTCCGCAGACTTCAGAGGTCCAGAAGATAGATCCTGGATTGAAGCCTTTAAATACAGATGAATTTAATAATTCCTGTATAAATAATGAACAAAAATTGTTGACTAGCTCTCAACCAAACGATGGTGAAAATTGTAATGTAGTTGGTGCTCCAGTATCAGAACAGATGTCAAATGAGTGCCTTGCTAACGTAACAATGATAAGCAGTACACTAGGGAAACATGAAGAAATTAGCCAACATCCATTAAGCTGTGAAACCAAGGATTCCCAAGCTAAGGGAGCTGAAACTTTGGGCAGTATGTCTTCTGCAAATGATGAACTTAGTTCCAGTGCAGAATTaatgtttataaaaaataatGGGTGTGGGTCTTCTGAATCTGATCTCAATTTAAATAACAATGCAGAGAGAGGTTCTGTAGAAACATATAGCACTCACTTTTCCAGTGTTCAGCCAGAGATGGTTCAAGAACCACTAGGTGCTCTTCCAACAGAAATCAGTGTTGAGCATCTTGGAGAGGTAGCCCTTACATTCACAGACATGAACACTGAGATCTTGGATACCTCAGCAGCTGATGACTTGGACTTGAATAGCACTTATTCAGAACTTAACTTTGATCATTCTACAACCCCTTCTCCAAAGTCTGGAGAAATAAAGCCTAATGATTCTCTTAGATTGAAACCAAGCCTGGAAATAGAATCCATAAATTTTAGTCTAGGAGATATTGAGGTAGAACGTGAACATCTCGGCATCCTACCACCTGAAATTCTGAATGAGGATATTGTAGGGAGTCCAAAGTTAGAAACCATTCCATCCATTTCTTTAGGGTCCAACGAAACTAGAGAATTGGGCATTGAGCAACCTACAGTTGAACCAGAAATGATTGCTTTTGTTGAGTTAGCATCTGGTGACGAAGAAGATAAATTTTGCTCCTTGGTTTCTGATGTAATTGTCCCAGACATAGTGTCTCCTGCATCAAATGGCAGCACTGCTGGACCAAGCATGTCACTCATCGAAATGCAGGACATGCCTCCAATTTCCATGGTATTGCAATCAGATGTTAGCAGAGGCAGCACTTCTGATATACTACCATTGAGTAGCGATGAAAAAAATGTACAATGCCAAGCAACTGAGTGCAAGGAGTCCTTCCTTCTAGATCTACAGAAAACATCTGTAGAAGTGGGGGGCTCAGGTGACAACGAATTGCACATTGTCAAGAATGATATGCAGGCATCTGCAAGGGAGTTAAACAAGACAGAGGAAGTGGAAAATAATGATAGTATATGTGAGATTAACAGTAAGTTGACTTCAGAAGTAACTGAAAGCTCTGCAGAGTACCTG CTTTTGTAA